One Deefgea tanakiae genomic region harbors:
- a CDS encoding sensor domain-containing diguanylate cyclase produces the protein MISSDLLQALFDISPAGIAIADEQGRYLQVNDSYCCLFGYSRAELIGNTFGLILAEQDKSLEAMILNLALTQDQSSPTEWQVQHKSGRTLFVHSSFKTFIYPDGCAKIITVLSDVSAMVCTLNTLQDQEAKLIKTNESLEQIVSRRTIELERANDELARLATQDSLTATLNRRAFEFEAAKIIYAADRYDRPASFMFLDIDYFKAINDQYGHAVGDMVLKKLALNIRGLLRASDVLARWGGEEFVICLPDTALADAIMVGEKILEACRQLRLTHQQFTISLTISGGVVQRACNESLDEVLQNADVLLYEAKRTGRNRLLAEIAKPLYAYKSELLNFQI, from the coding sequence ATGATCTCATCTGATCTGCTGCAAGCATTATTTGATATTTCCCCTGCTGGCATTGCGATTGCTGATGAGCAAGGTCGATATCTACAAGTGAATGATTCGTATTGCTGTTTGTTTGGCTATTCACGAGCGGAATTGATTGGAAATACCTTTGGCTTAATTTTGGCTGAGCAAGATAAATCGCTTGAAGCCATGATTTTGAATCTTGCATTAACTCAAGATCAATCATCACCTACTGAGTGGCAAGTGCAACACAAAAGCGGCCGAACTTTATTTGTTCACTCGTCGTTTAAAACCTTTATCTATCCAGATGGCTGCGCAAAAATTATCACTGTATTGAGCGATGTATCCGCCATGGTGTGCACGCTCAATACGCTGCAAGATCAAGAAGCCAAGTTGATAAAAACCAATGAGTCTTTAGAGCAAATAGTTTCTCGGCGCACCATTGAACTGGAGCGCGCCAATGATGAGTTGGCTAGGCTGGCAACGCAAGACTCCTTGACCGCTACGTTGAATCGCCGCGCTTTTGAATTTGAGGCAGCCAAAATTATTTATGCGGCGGATCGCTATGATCGACCTGCTTCATTTATGTTTTTAGATATTGATTATTTTAAGGCGATTAATGATCAATACGGTCATGCCGTTGGCGATATGGTGCTTAAAAAATTGGCGCTGAATATTCGTGGCTTGCTGCGTGCATCTGATGTGCTGGCGCGCTGGGGCGGAGAAGAGTTTGTTATTTGCTTGCCCGACACCGCATTAGCCGATGCCATCATGGTGGGTGAAAAAATCCTCGAGGCATGTCGACAACTGAGGCTGACTCATCAGCAATTCACGATCTCCTTGACGATAAGTGGTGGCGTTGTTCAGCGGGCGTGTAATGAGTCATTGGATGAAGTGTTGCAAAATGCCGATGTCTTATTGTATGAGGCCAAACGTACTGGCCGTAATCGCTTGCTCGCCGAAATCGCTAAGCCGCTGTACGCATACAAATCCGAGCTACTTAACTTTCAGATCTGA
- a CDS encoding ferritin-like domain-containing protein yields MFAAAFAALIETDPDLKIANLAAIDINQRQPDDRTPIIKVENPGRPFKPELVAPKDLPRRRNLGEAENRAALLHAFAHIEFNAINLALDALYRFREMPARYYADWLQIAREEAYHFSLLREHLNTLGFDYGDFPAHNSLWEMAVKTDGDVMARMALVPRILEARGLDAVPPIRQKLFNIGDLRACKILDIILQDEIGHVRMGNYWYHWCCTQRSLDPINTFVALLRDYEAPVFRGTLNHIARQEAGFTSEEMELIESLKS; encoded by the coding sequence GTGTTTGCCGCTGCCTTTGCTGCCCTAATTGAAACTGACCCTGATTTAAAAATAGCGAACCTCGCTGCAATCGACATCAATCAGCGCCAGCCCGATGATAGAACACCGATCATTAAAGTCGAAAATCCAGGTCGCCCCTTCAAGCCCGAACTGGTGGCCCCCAAAGACCTACCCCGCCGCAGAAATCTGGGCGAAGCGGAAAACCGTGCAGCCCTGTTACACGCATTTGCCCACATCGAATTTAATGCGATAAATTTGGCACTGGATGCGCTGTATCGTTTCCGTGAAATGCCCGCCCGGTACTATGCCGATTGGTTGCAAATTGCACGTGAGGAAGCCTACCATTTCAGCCTACTGCGTGAGCATCTCAATACACTAGGTTTTGATTATGGCGATTTTCCTGCCCACAATAGCTTATGGGAAATGGCGGTTAAAACCGATGGCGACGTAATGGCCAGAATGGCACTCGTGCCACGCATTTTAGAGGCGCGCGGCTTGGATGCCGTGCCACCGATTCGACAGAAACTCTTTAATATTGGCGATTTGCGCGCTTGCAAAATTCTCGACATCATCCTGCAAGACGAAATCGGCCATGTCCGCATGGGTAATTACTGGTATCACTGGTGCTGTACCCAACGCAGCCTCGACCCAATTAATACCTTTGTCGCGCTGCTCCGCGATTATGAAGCGCCCGTATTTCGCGGCACGCTCAATCATATTGCGCGGCAAGAAGCCGGATTTACGTCCGAAGAAATGGAATTGATTGAATCACTAAAATCCTAA
- a CDS encoding sensor histidine kinase: MKRMNLRQMTLYSVILGIVAPAIFISYYLFIDRYNRELDQRVRTQMHSYVILLAKSSAVSLWNVDGPVAQQLVDAVMENPEVIRVVLKNENKAIFAQGEKPERRIGTILSAEQPVIFSGETIGSVSIEVTSDPMVRNILLDFQKLAIAIFLQLICSVALLLFIFERRLVRPLLALQANTALLADGILDQPLSWHREDELGRLASSLDQMRTKLAVLIAERDKLNMDLELRVEERTNTLNLANSELSQALEQLQLSQKELLRKEKLASLGAMVAGVAHELNTPLGICVTVISTLREKVDEINAEMAQGLKKSSMVAFLHDFEQSTDILARNVSRAAELVTRFKQVSIDRASSVRRPFLLRDVISEVLYVNSPEYQKKQHRIMVDVPDDILLESYPGELGQVLGNLVDNAMLHGFDQIVVGEIWIRARQLDAEWIELQVQDSGAGIPSESIDRIFDPFFTTKLGRGGSGLGLHIIYSIVSTVLGGEIHVASIVGVGSTFTLKLPRQAPLAQA; this comes from the coding sequence ATGAAACGTATGAACCTGAGGCAAATGACTTTGTATTCCGTCATCCTTGGCATCGTCGCTCCCGCTATTTTCATAAGTTATTACCTATTTATCGATCGCTACAACCGAGAGCTGGACCAGCGTGTGCGTACACAAATGCATAGCTATGTCATTTTATTGGCTAAGTCATCCGCAGTATCGCTTTGGAATGTGGATGGTCCTGTCGCGCAACAATTGGTTGATGCGGTCATGGAAAATCCTGAAGTAATACGGGTAGTTTTGAAAAATGAAAATAAGGCTATTTTTGCCCAAGGTGAAAAACCGGAACGGCGGATCGGTACGATATTGTCTGCAGAGCAGCCGGTCATCTTTTCTGGTGAAACCATAGGGTCGGTAAGTATTGAGGTTACCAGCGACCCCATGGTTCGCAATATTCTTTTGGATTTTCAGAAATTAGCCATCGCTATTTTTCTGCAACTTATCTGCTCGGTGGCCTTGCTGCTGTTTATTTTTGAGCGGCGACTAGTACGTCCTTTATTGGCCTTGCAAGCAAATACCGCCTTGCTCGCCGATGGTATTTTGGATCAGCCGCTGAGCTGGCACAGAGAGGATGAACTTGGCCGACTAGCTTCTAGTCTCGATCAAATGCGAACTAAATTAGCGGTATTAATCGCTGAGCGGGACAAGCTCAATATGGATTTGGAATTACGGGTTGAGGAGCGAACCAATACGCTTAATTTGGCTAATTCTGAATTGAGTCAGGCTTTGGAACAATTGCAATTGAGCCAAAAAGAATTATTGCGGAAAGAAAAATTGGCCTCGCTGGGCGCAATGGTTGCGGGGGTAGCGCATGAGTTGAATACGCCGCTAGGTATTTGTGTAACGGTGATCAGCACTCTTAGGGAGAAAGTTGATGAAATTAATGCCGAAATGGCGCAAGGGCTGAAAAAATCGAGCATGGTGGCATTTTTGCATGACTTTGAGCAAAGTACCGATATATTGGCGCGCAATGTGAGTCGAGCCGCGGAGTTAGTGACGCGTTTTAAACAAGTCTCTATTGATCGAGCGAGCAGTGTACGACGGCCGTTTTTGTTGCGCGATGTGATTTCCGAGGTGCTGTACGTCAACAGCCCTGAATACCAGAAAAAGCAGCATCGAATTATGGTGGATGTGCCAGATGACATCCTTTTGGAGAGCTATCCGGGTGAGTTAGGGCAAGTGCTAGGAAACCTCGTGGATAACGCGATGTTGCATGGTTTTGATCAGATTGTCGTTGGCGAAATATGGATTCGTGCTCGGCAGCTCGATGCAGAGTGGATAGAACTTCAGGTGCAAGACAGCGGAGCGGGGATTCCTTCCGAATCAATAGATCGAATCTTTGATCCGTTTTTCACCACCAAATTGGGTCGGGGCGGTAGTGGCTTAGGACTGCACATCATCTACAGTATTGTGAGCACCGTCTTGGGTGGTGAGATTCATGTTGCAAGCATCGTTGGGGTTGGCAGTACATTTACCCTGAAATTGCCTCGGCAAGCGCCGTTGGCGCAAGCCTAA
- a CDS encoding substrate-binding periplasmic protein, whose translation MPHFTNHFSALGMQIFGTCALVLFSHAVQAEACKAMIASGNPEYTPYLWRDPGNEGKLIGANADFIQLLAKEIGIPIEVKYVGPWSRVQEEAKSGRIDLIAGAFFTQPRLEYMDYFYPAFRGTRSVIWTNPVKNFPYKEWSDLRGRRGLTVINNSFGDEFDRYAKKSLEVATVPSLEQALKMLTLSRADYVIYEEAPGLAYAAKLNITGLVTAPIAISSENLYLTMSHKSACNTGEIRGRIAKAVFKLNKDNVMNQLVETNIQRWRKQE comes from the coding sequence ATGCCCCACTTCACAAACCATTTTTCAGCTCTAGGTATGCAAATTTTTGGCACGTGTGCTTTAGTGCTGTTTAGCCATGCAGTTCAAGCAGAGGCCTGTAAAGCAATGATTGCGAGTGGCAATCCAGAATACACGCCGTATTTATGGCGAGATCCCGGCAATGAGGGGAAGTTGATCGGTGCGAATGCCGATTTTATTCAATTGCTGGCCAAAGAAATCGGCATTCCGATTGAGGTTAAATATGTAGGGCCTTGGTCCCGAGTGCAAGAGGAAGCCAAAAGTGGCCGCATAGATTTAATTGCCGGCGCATTTTTTACTCAGCCTAGACTGGAATACATGGATTATTTTTATCCTGCGTTTCGAGGCACACGCTCGGTTATTTGGACTAACCCCGTCAAAAATTTCCCCTACAAAGAATGGAGTGATTTGCGTGGTCGGCGTGGACTGACGGTGATTAATAATAGCTTTGGCGATGAATTTGATCGTTACGCCAAAAAATCACTTGAAGTAGCCACCGTACCGAGCTTGGAACAGGCGCTAAAAATGCTCACCTTGTCGCGGGCCGATTATGTCATTTATGAAGAAGCCCCAGGTTTGGCGTATGCCGCGAAACTGAATATCACTGGTTTGGTGACGGCACCTATTGCGATCAGTAGTGAAAATCTCTACCTCACCATGTCGCATAAATCCGCGTGCAATACCGGTGAAATTCGTGGGCGTATTGCTAAAGCTGTTTTTAAACTGAATAAAGACAATGTGATGAATCAATTAGTCGAAACCAATATTCAGCGCTGGCGTAAACAAGAGTGA
- a CDS encoding metallophosphoesterase family protein, producing MIFFCGDVHGQFGHIITAVKQHRPDAVVLLGDLQAPQPLETVLAEILDLTEVWYIHGNHDTDGTRDYCNLWDSGMSDRNLHGRVVEIAGVRVAGLGGIFRGHIWMPPAHPIYSSPEHYLQHCGKANQWRGGLPRKQRSSIFYVDYQALTHERADVLVTHEAPSCHPWGFSALDRLGQALHIKKSFHGHQHDSLDYRDHDARLGFQAYGVALRAIMDENGNHIVVGE from the coding sequence ATGATTTTTTTCTGTGGGGACGTCCACGGCCAATTTGGGCATATTATTACGGCGGTGAAACAACACCGGCCGGATGCCGTTGTGCTGCTCGGCGATTTACAAGCCCCGCAACCGCTTGAGACTGTGCTGGCGGAAATCCTCGATTTAACCGAAGTCTGGTACATCCACGGCAATCATGATACTGACGGCACGCGTGATTATTGCAATCTGTGGGATTCGGGCATGAGCGACCGCAATCTGCATGGCCGTGTGGTTGAAATTGCCGGAGTGCGTGTCGCTGGCCTTGGTGGCATTTTCCGTGGCCACATCTGGATGCCGCCTGCCCATCCTATTTATTCTAGTCCCGAGCATTATCTACAGCACTGCGGCAAAGCCAATCAGTGGCGCGGTGGTTTGCCACGTAAACAGCGCAGCAGCATCTTTTATGTCGATTACCAAGCCTTAACGCATGAAAGAGCTGACGTACTCGTTACCCACGAAGCACCAAGCTGCCACCCCTGGGGCTTCTCGGCGCTGGATCGCTTGGGCCAAGCGCTGCACATCAAAAAGAGTTTTCACGGACATCAGCACGATAGTCTTGATTATCGCGACCACGATGCGCGGTTGGGCTTTCAAGCTTACGGCGTCGCGTTGCGCGCCATTATGGATGAAAACGGTAATCACATCGTCGTGGGCGAATAA
- a CDS encoding Hsp70 family protein, with protein MTYSACGIDFGTSNSTAGIVRPDGAILLALEDQKLTLPSAVFYNHEEERWAYGRAALAEYLEGYEGRLMRSMKSLLGSSLMDAGTEIGGRHLSFKNLIGQLIGEVKTRAEQSAGQQFDAVVLGRPVRFVDDDDAADAAAEATLAEIAAGLGFKEVSFQFEPIAAAHDYEQRIEREELVLVIDIGGGTSDFSLVRLSPKRRGIADRSSDLLASGGVHIGGTDFDKRLSLACVMPELGMGSRLVNNAELPNSVFFHLATWHTINFAYTRKMWRSFQDISRDVIDNVRFERLLNVIRSQAGHHLAMRVEEAKIALSEGAQFALDLVEAEKGLVAQIERHQFEEAIAQETARICTAAEATLTQAGIAASQIDTLFFTGGSSAVPALRAALAAQFPAARAVEGDHFGSVGCGLAVVAQQRYG; from the coding sequence ATGACTTATTCTGCCTGCGGCATCGACTTCGGTACTTCCAATTCAACGGCCGGTATTGTACGCCCAGATGGGGCGATTTTATTAGCCCTTGAAGACCAAAAACTCACCTTACCTTCTGCCGTCTTTTACAATCACGAAGAAGAACGCTGGGCCTATGGCCGCGCGGCGTTGGCAGAGTATTTGGAAGGCTATGAAGGCCGCTTGATGCGCTCGATGAAAAGCTTGCTGGGCAGCAGTTTGATGGATGCCGGCACCGAAATTGGCGGTCGACATTTGTCATTCAAAAACCTCATCGGCCAATTGATCGGCGAAGTCAAAACCCGTGCCGAACAATCCGCAGGCCAGCAATTTGACGCAGTCGTACTCGGTCGCCCAGTGCGTTTTGTCGACGACGATGATGCGGCAGATGCCGCAGCCGAAGCGACACTGGCTGAAATCGCGGCGGGGTTGGGCTTTAAAGAAGTCAGTTTTCAATTTGAGCCCATCGCAGCAGCGCATGATTACGAGCAACGGATTGAGCGGGAAGAACTCGTCCTCGTCATTGACATTGGTGGTGGTACATCCGATTTCTCATTAGTGCGCCTATCGCCAAAAAGACGGGGTATTGCTGACCGATCATCTGATTTATTGGCCAGTGGCGGTGTACATATCGGGGGTACTGATTTTGATAAACGCCTCTCGCTCGCCTGCGTGATGCCTGAGCTAGGCATGGGCTCGCGTCTTGTGAATAACGCAGAACTACCCAATAGCGTGTTTTTCCATCTTGCCACTTGGCACACGATCAACTTTGCCTACACCCGCAAGATGTGGCGCAGCTTCCAAGATATCTCGCGTGACGTCATCGATAATGTGCGTTTTGAACGTCTGCTGAATGTCATTCGCAGCCAAGCTGGCCACCATTTAGCAATGCGCGTCGAAGAGGCCAAAATTGCCCTCTCGGAAGGCGCGCAATTCGCGCTCGATTTGGTCGAAGCCGAGAAAGGCCTCGTAGCCCAAATCGAACGTCACCAATTTGAAGAAGCGATAGCGCAAGAAACCGCGCGAATTTGTACTGCCGCCGAAGCCACGCTCACGCAAGCGGGTATTGCTGCCAGCCAAATTGACACGCTGTTTTTTACTGGCGGTTCATCTGCCGTACCGGCGCTGCGCGCGGCACTCGCCGCACAATTTCCCGCAGCGCGCGCGGTAGAAGGCGATCACTTTGGCAGTGTGGGCTGCGGACTGGCCGTCGTGGCGCAACAGCGCTACGGGTAA